A stretch of the Cucurbita pepo subsp. pepo cultivar mu-cu-16 chromosome LG16, ASM280686v2, whole genome shotgun sequence genome encodes the following:
- the LOC111776899 gene encoding cinnamoyl-CoA reductase-like SNL6 isoform X2, whose product MAPAAKTVCVMDASSGTGSALVAALLQRGYNVHASVQNHEELQCVKGNTNKLKVCRSDPLDYHSIMNALKGCSALFYSFQPPPDHSTYDELMVEIEVRAAHNVLEACAQTDTIEKVIFTSSVTAVIWRDGIKTMSSDVDERHWSDVNLCKKFKLWHALSKTLAEKTAWALAMDRGVNMVSINGGLVMGHDLTINNPYLKGAAEMYEDGLLVTVDLKFIVDAHICVLEDVSSYGRYLCFNNIINSHEEALTLAHMLLPPSSEAFTHSSLEESVVYQQGISNKKLIKLMVDFEGGVSC is encoded by the exons ATGGCTCCCGCCGCTAAGACCGTCTGCGTAATGGACGCTTCCAGCGGCACAGGCTCGGCGCTGGTGGCTGCGCTGTTGCAGAGAGGCTATAATGTTCATGCCTCTGTTCAGAATCACG AGGAATTGCAGTGTGTTAAGGGAAATACGAACAAATTGAAGGTTTGCCGTTCGGATCCGTTGGATTATCATAGCATTATGAACGCTCTTAAAGGATGCTCCGCTTTGTTCTACTCCTTTCAACCTCCTCCTGATCATTCCACCTACGAT GAATTAATGGTGGAAATTGAAGTAAGAGCAGCTCATAATGTTCTGGAAGCATGTGCCCAAACGGACACCATCGAGAAAGTTATTTTCACCTCCTCCGTTACTGCGGTAATTTGGCGTGACGGCATCAAAACGATGTCGTCCGACGTTGATGAACGCCACTGGAGCGACGTCAATCTCTGCAAGAAgttca AGCTGTGGCACGCTCTATCGAAAACCCTAGCGGAGAAAACCGCGTGGGCCCTGGCAATGGATCGTGGGGTGAATATGGTGTCCATAAATGGAGGGCTGGTAATGGGCCACGACTTGACGATCAATAATCCGTATTTGAAAGGAGCGGCTGAGATGTACGAAGATGGGCTGTTGGTGACCGTAGATCTCAAGTTCATAGTTGATGCTCATATATGCGTGCTTGAAGATGTCTCATCCTACGGTCGATATTTATGCttcaataatatcattaattcTCATGAGGAAGCTCTTACACTCGCCCACATGCTATTACCGCCCTCTTCTGAAGCTTTCACGCATTCCAG TTTGGAGGAATCTGTTGTATATCAACAAGGGATAAGCAACAAGAAACTTATCAAATTGATGGTGGATTTTGAAGGTGGGGTTTCATGTTGA
- the LOC111777849 gene encoding uncharacterized protein LOC111777849 produces the protein MWVAIIGGLIVYALFKLFFSGDDDVMEVETSDFNAIFAVATRFEKLYGGKAYIGLRIPDADTGSRRNIDLVVVTKEELLLISVKNLSGFVSINSDGSWVCDDGKHKAKTLPDPVEETKQLIPVLESYLEQRGVDLPEGYLSCKVVLPNPKFRTIDSGLFPPEVTTYDQWMQLKPGHSSFSGWMKGAFRGKKELQDEPLDQKLKAILGTAPMWDKLELKGKYILGEFLEFKGKEEDVQDLRDIKRSKISHLTIQKTSMLGFAPTRLQVLYGPRDNRSGGLAPTSEWKEVTVRSSTEILFQPQNSSKARKFKLSSVISLTLSA, from the exons ATGTGGGTCGCGATTATCGGTGGACTGATCGTTTATGCCTTGTTCAAGCTTTTCTTCTCCGGCGACGACGATGTTATGGAGGTTGAGACCTCCGATTTTAATGCTATTTTCGCCGTCGCCACTAG gttTGAAAAGCTTTATGGTGGTAAGGCTTACATTGGGCTTCGGATTCCTGATGCTGACACCGGTTCTCGGCGGAATATTGATCTCGTGGTGGTCACCAAAGA GGAGTTATTGCTGATATCTGTGAAGAACTTATCGGGATTTGTCTCCATCAATTCGGATGGTTCCTGGGTTTGTGATGACGGAAAGCATAAGGCAAAGACTCTTCCTGACCCT GTTGAAGAGACCAAACAATTGATACCAGTCCTTGAATCTTACCTTGAACAAAGAGGAGTGGATCTTCCAGAAGGATATTTGTCATGCAAAGTTGTTCTTCCAAATCCCAAATTCCG TACAATTGACTCAGGGTTATTTCCTCCCGAAGTTACTACCTATGACCAGTGGATGCAGCTGAAACCGGGACACAGTTCCTTCTCTGGCTGGATGAAAGGTGCATTTCGTGGAAAGAAAGAGTTGCAGGATGAACCTCTGGATCAAAAGCTTAAAGCTATCCTTGGCACTGCACCGATGTGGGATAA ACTGGAGCTCAAAGGGAAATATATACTTGGAGAATTTCTGGAATTCAAGGGCAAGGAAGAAGATGTTCAGGATTTGAGAGATATCAAACGGTCAAAAATTAGTCATCTGACCATTCAAAAGACGAGCATGCTTGGTTTCG CTCCTACAAGGCTACAAGTATTATACGGTCCACGCGATAACCGAAGTGGGGGCTTAGCTCCAACTTCAGAGTGGAAAGAAGTGACAGTAAGATCGAGCACAGAGATTTTGTTTCAACCTCAAAATTCGTCGAAAGCTCGTAAGTTCAAACTCTCTTCGGTTATCTCCTTGACTCTGAGTGCATAG
- the LOC111776899 gene encoding cinnamoyl-CoA reductase-like SNL6 isoform X4, with translation MAPAAKTVCVMDASSGTGSALVAALLQRGYNVHASVQNHEELQCVKGNTNKLKVCRSDPLDYHSIMNALKGCSALFYSFQPPPDHSTYDELMVEIEVRAAHNVLEACAQTDTIEKVIFTSSVTAVIWRDGIKTMSSDVDERHWSDVNLCKKFKLWHALSKTLAEKTAWALAMDRGVNMVSINGGLVMGHDLTINNPYLKGAAEMYEDGLLVTVDLKFIVDAHICVLEDVSSYGRYLCFNNIINSHEEALTLAHMLLPPSSEAFTHSRFLLSPFSILRFYIQPHHPY, from the exons ATGGCTCCCGCCGCTAAGACCGTCTGCGTAATGGACGCTTCCAGCGGCACAGGCTCGGCGCTGGTGGCTGCGCTGTTGCAGAGAGGCTATAATGTTCATGCCTCTGTTCAGAATCACG AGGAATTGCAGTGTGTTAAGGGAAATACGAACAAATTGAAGGTTTGCCGTTCGGATCCGTTGGATTATCATAGCATTATGAACGCTCTTAAAGGATGCTCCGCTTTGTTCTACTCCTTTCAACCTCCTCCTGATCATTCCACCTACGAT GAATTAATGGTGGAAATTGAAGTAAGAGCAGCTCATAATGTTCTGGAAGCATGTGCCCAAACGGACACCATCGAGAAAGTTATTTTCACCTCTTCCGTTACTGCGGTAATTTGGCGTGACGGCATCAAAACGATGTCGTCCGACGTTGACGAACGCCACTGGAGCGACGTCAATCTCTGCAAGAAGTTCAAG CTGTGGCACGCTCTATCGAAAACCCTAGCGGAGAAAACCGCGTGGGCCCTGGCAATGGATCGTGGGGTGAATATGGTGTCCATAAATGGAGGGCTGGTAATGGGCCACGACTTGACGATCAATAATCCGTATTTGAAAGGAGCGGCTGAGATGTACGAAGATGGGCTGTTGGTGACCGTAGATCTCAAGTTCATAGTTGATGCTCATATATGCGTGCTTGAAGATGTCTCATCCTACGGTCGATATTTATGCttcaataatatcattaattcTCATGAGGAAGCTCTTACACTCGCCCACATGCTATTACCGCCCTCTTCTGAAGCTTTCACGCATTCCAG GTTCCTGCTCTCTCCCTTCTCAATTCTGCGGTTTTATATTCAGCCACATCACCCTTATTAA
- the LOC111776899 gene encoding cinnamoyl-CoA reductase-like SNL6 isoform X3: MAPAAKTVCVMDASSGTGSALVAALLQRGYNVHASVQNHEELQCVKGNTNKLKVCRSDPLDYHSIMNALKGCSALFYSFQPPPDHSTYDELMVEIEVRAAHNVLEACAQTDTIEKVIFTSSVTAVIWRDGIKTMSSDVDERHWSDVNLCKKFKLWHALSKTLAEKTAWALAMDRGVNMVSINGGLVMGHDLTINNPYLKGAAEMYEDGLLVTVDLKFIVDAHICVLEDVSSYGRYLCFNNIINSHEEALTLAHMLLPPSSEAFTHSRFPLSLPSQFCGFIFSHITLIKLQA; the protein is encoded by the exons ATGGCTCCCGCCGCTAAGACCGTCTGCGTAATGGACGCTTCCAGCGGCACAGGCTCGGCGCTGGTGGCTGCGCTGTTGCAGAGAGGCTATAATGTTCATGCCTCTGTTCAGAATCACG AGGAATTGCAGTGTGTTAAGGGAAATACGAACAAATTGAAGGTTTGCCGTTCGGATCCGTTGGATTATCATAGCATTATGAACGCTCTTAAAGGATGCTCCGCTTTGTTCTACTCCTTTCAACCTCCTCCTGATCATTCCACCTACGAT GAATTAATGGTGGAAATTGAAGTAAGAGCAGCTCATAATGTTCTGGAAGCATGTGCCCAAACGGACACCATCGAGAAAGTTATTTTCACCTCTTCCGTTACTGCGGTAATTTGGCGTGACGGCATCAAAACGATGTCGTCCGACGTTGACGAACGCCACTGGAGCGACGTCAATCTCTGCAAGAAGTTCAAG CTGTGGCACGCTCTATCGAAAACCCTAGCGGAGAAAACCGCGTGGGCCCTGGCAATGGATCGTGGGGTGAATATGGTGTCCATAAATGGAGGGCTGGTAATGGGCCACGACTTGACGATCAATAATCCGTATTTGAAAGGAGCGGCTGAGATGTACGAAGATGGGCTGTTGGTGACCGTAGATCTCAAGTTCATAGTTGATGCTCATATATGCGTGCTTGAAGATGTCTCATCCTACGGTCGATATTTATGCttcaataatatcattaattcTCATGAGGAAGCTCTTACACTCGCCCACATGCTATTACCGCCCTCTTCTGAAGCTTTCACGCATTCCAGGTTCCCGCT CTCTCTCCCTTCTCAATTCTGCGGTTTTATATTCAGCCACATCACCCTTATTAAATTACAAGCTTAG
- the LOC111777434 gene encoding transducin beta-like protein 3, with amino-acid sequence MATPPFKKNYRCVPFLQQFYEGGAFVVSSDASFIACACGDSIKIVDADTAAIRSTVEGGESEVFTALALSPNDKLLFSAGHSRQIRVWDLSTMKCVRSWKGHDGPVMGMTCHLSGGLLATAGADRKVLVWDVDGGFCTHYFTGHKGVVSSILFHPDPNKQLLFSGSEDGSVRVWDLMSKKCIATLGHESTVTSFAISEDGWTLLSAGRDKVVNVWNLRNYTCKKTVLTYEVLEAVLVIKSGSDFASCVGSLSQKRKETSVSSEIYFITVGERGVVRLWSSESAVCLFEQKSSDVSTKMDEQNRGFTAAVLLPSDRGLLCVTADQQFIFYSPVKTLEGEISLTTSKRLIGYNEEIVDMKFLGDDEQFLAVATNVEHIRVYDVASMSCSFILAGHTDIVLCLDSCVSSSGTTLIVTGSKDNNVRLWEAESKTCIGVGVGHMGAVGAVAFSKKRRDFFVSGSSDRTLKVWSFDGLSEDANKPINLKAKAIVAAHDKDINSIAVAPNDSLVCSGSQDRTACVWRLPDLVSVVVLRGHKRGIWSVEFSPVDQCVVTASGDKTIKIWAISDGSCLKTFEGHMSSVLRASFLTRGTQLVSCGADGSVMLWTVKTEERIAVYDQHEDKIWALAVGKKTEMLATGGSDAAVNLWYDSTALDKEEAFRKEEEGVLKGQELENAVSDADYAKAIQIAFDLRRPHRLFELFSELCSKNDYDNHVGKTLGALGKEDFRLLFEYLREWNTKPKLCHVAQFVLFRAFSILPPTEITEIKGIGELLEGLIPYSQRHFSRIDRLVRSSFLLDYTLTGMSVIQPETDTKISNDEPLVDTDMKTRAADVVLPNEHTDEQNETHDEQEDKALSKKRKSKKSKSSAKKKAKGVGYTEVAAVPLAV; translated from the exons ATGGCGACTCCTCCCTTCAAGAAGAACTACCGTTGTGTTCCATTCCTTCAACAGTTCTACGAAGGCGGGGCTTTTGTAGTATCATCAGACGCTTCTTTCATCGCCTGTGCTTGTGGCGACTCGATAAAGATCGTCGATGCAGACACTGCGGCCATTCGGTCGACTGTGGAAGGTGGCGAGTCTGAGGTGTTCACTGCTCTGGCATTAAGTCCGAATGATAAATTGCTGTTCTCTGCGGGCCACAGCAGGCAGATTCGAGTATGGGACCTCTCGACTATGAAGTGTGTTCGGTCTTGGAAG GGGCATGATGGTCCTGTGATGGGTATGACATGCCATTTATCTGGTGGATTGTTAGCTACAGCAGGAGCTGATAGGAAAGTCCTTGTTTGGGATGTCGATGGTGGCTTCTGTACTCATTACTTCACTGGTCACAAAGGGGTCGTTTCTAGCATTCTATTTCATCCTGATCCTAACAAACAATTG CTTTTCTCTGGAAGTGAGGATGGGAGTGTTCGAGTTTGGGATCTTATGTCTAAGAAGTGCATTGCTACACTTGGTCACGAGTCAACTGTGACATCATTTGCTATATCTGAAGATGGTTGGACCTTACTAAGTGCTGGAAGAGATAAG GTTGTGAATGTGTGGAACCTGCGAAATTATACCTGCAAGAAGACTGTCCTAACTTATGAAGTCCTTGAAGCTGTTCTTGTTATTAAATCTGGATCAGATTTTGCTTCATGTGTTGGTTCTTTAagtcaaaaaagaaaggaaactaGCGTGTCCTCTGAAATCTACTTTATTACAGTTGGAGAACGTGGGGTTGTACGTCTATGGAGTTCTGAGAG TGCAGTTTGCTTGTTTGAGCAAAAGTCCTCAGATGTTTCTACCAAGATGGATGAACAGAACAGGGGCTTCACTGCTGCCGTCTTGTTGCCTTCAGATCGAGGATTGCTTTGTGTGACAGCTGATCAgcagtttattttttattctccaGTGAAAACCTTGGAAGGCGAAATAAGTTTGACTACAAGCAAAAGGCTGATAGGTTATAATGAAGAGATCGTGGACATGAAGTTTTTGGGTGATGATGAACAATTTCTTGCAGTTGCTACCAATGTTGAACAT ATCAGAGTTTATGATGTTGCTTCCATGTCATGCTCATTCATATTGGCTGGTCATACGGATATAGTTCTTTGTCTTGACTCCTGTGTATCAAGCTCGGGAACTACACTTATTGTCACTGGAAGTAAAGACAACAAT GTTAGGTTGTGGGAAGCAGAAAGCAAAACATGCATTGGTGTTGGTGTAGGTCACATGGGAGCAGTTGGAGCTGTTGCATTTTCAAAGAAGAGACGGGACTTCTTTGTTAGTGGCAGTAG TGATCGTACTCTTAAGGTGTGGAGTTTTGATGGTCTTTCAGAGGATGCAAACAAACCTATTAATTTGAAAGCTAAAGCCATTGTAGCTGCCCATGACAAGGATATCAATTCCATCGCAGTTGCACCAAATGACAGTTTAGTTTGCAGTGGTTCTCAG GACCGAACGGCTTGTGTTTGGAGGCTTCCTGATCTGGTATCTGTAGTTGTGCTTAGAGGACATAAAAGGGGGATTTGGTCTGTAGAGTTTTCTCCAGTTGATCAATGTGTGGTCACTGCTTCGGGTGATAAAACGATTAAGATATGGGCAATATCAGATGGTTCCTGCTTGAAAACTTTTGAAGGTCATATGTCAAGTGTGTTGAGGGCTTCTTTTCTTACTCGTGGCACCCAACTTGTATCTTGCG GTGCTGATGGATCAGTTATGCTATGGACAGTAAAAACAGAAGAGCGGATTGCCGTCTATGATCAGCATGAAGACAAG ATATGGGCATTAGCTGTGGGAAAAAAGACAGAAATGCTTGCTACAGGTGGTAGCGATGCTGCTGTCAATCTCTGGTATGATTCAACAGCACTTGATAAAGAGGAAGCTTTTCGAAAAGAG GAAGAAGGTGTTTTGAAAGGCCAGGAACTGGAAAATGCTGTTTCTGATGCTGATTATGCCAAAGCGATTCAAATTGCCTTCGATCTTCGTAGGCCACATAGGCTCTTTGAACTGTTTTCTGAACTTTGCAG CAAGAACGACTATGATAATCATGTTGGAAAGACCCTCGGTGCTCTTGGAAAGGAAGACTTTCGTCTATTGTTTGAATATCTTAGAGAATGGAATACGAAGCCTAAACTTTGCCATGTTGCACAATTTGTGCTTTTCAGAGCTTTCAGCATCCTTCCCCCAACAGAGATCACTGAG ATCAAAGGTATTGGGGAACTCCTTGAAGGTTTAATCCCATACTCCCAGAGGCATTTCAGCAGGATAGACAGGCTTGTAAGAAGCTCATTTTTGTTGGACTACACACTGACTGGAATGTCAGTGATTCAACCAGAGACTGATACCAAAATTTCTAACGACGAGCCCCTGGTTGACACCGATATGAAGACTAGAGCAGCAGATGTGGTACTTCCGAACGAACATACCGATGAGCAGAACGAGACTCATGACGAGCAAGAAGATAAGGCTCTCTCCAAGAAACGGAAATCTAAAAAATCGAAAAGTAGCGCAAAAAAGAAAGCTAAGGGTGTGGGCTACACTGAAGTTGCAGCAGTACCGTTGGCAGTGTAA
- the LOC111776899 gene encoding cinnamoyl-CoA reductase-like SNL6 isoform X1, whose protein sequence is MAPAAKTVCVMDASSGTGSALVAALLQRGYNVHASVQNHEELQCVKGNTNKLKVCRSDPLDYHSIMNALKGCSALFYSFQPPPDHSTYDELMVEIEVRAAHNVLEACAQTDTIEKVIFTSSVTAVIWRDGIKTMSSDVDERHWSDVNLCKKFKLWHALSKTLAEKTAWALAMDRGVNMVSINGGLVMGHDLTINNPYLKGAAEMYEDGLLVTVDLKFIVDAHICVLEDVSSYGRYLCFNNIINSHEEALTLAHMLLPPSSEAFTHSSLEESVVYQQGISNKKLIKLMVDFEGGVSC, encoded by the exons ATGGCTCCCGCCGCTAAGACCGTCTGCGTAATGGACGCTTCCAGCGGCACAGGCTCGGCGCTGGTGGCTGCGCTGTTGCAGAGAGGCTATAATGTTCATGCCTCTGTTCAGAATCACG AGGAATTGCAGTGTGTTAAGGGAAATACGAACAAATTGAAGGTTTGCCGTTCGGATCCGTTGGATTATCATAGCATTATGAACGCTCTTAAAGGATGCTCCGCTTTGTTCTACTCCTTTCAACCTCCTCCTGATCATTCCACCTACGAT GAATTAATGGTGGAAATTGAAGTAAGAGCAGCTCATAATGTTCTGGAAGCATGTGCCCAAACGGACACCATCGAGAAAGTTATTTTCACCTCTTCCGTTACTGCGGTAATTTGGCGTGACGGCATCAAAACGATGTCGTCCGACGTTGACGAACGCCACTGGAGCGACGTCAATCTCTGCAAGAAGTTCAAG CTGTGGCACGCTCTATCGAAAACCCTAGCGGAGAAAACCGCGTGGGCCCTGGCAATGGATCGTGGGGTGAATATGGTGTCCATAAATGGAGGGCTGGTAATGGGCCACGACTTGACGATCAATAATCCGTATTTGAAAGGAGCGGCTGAGATGTACGAAGATGGGCTGTTGGTGACCGTAGATCTCAAGTTCATAGTTGATGCTCATATATGCGTGCTTGAAGATGTCTCATCCTACGGTCGATATTTATGCttcaataatatcattaattcTCATGAGGAAGCTCTTACACTCGCCCACATGCTATTACCGCCCTCTTCTGAAGCTTTCACGCATTCCAG TTTGGAGGAATCTGTTGTATATCAACAAGGGATAAGCAACAAGAAACTTATCAAATTGATGGTGGATTTTGAAGGTGGGGTTTCATGTTGA